The Azospirillaceae bacterium genome includes the window CGCCGCGCCGCCGAATTGGCGGACTTCGTCGCCGAGGCGCGCGGGACCTACGGGCTGGCGGCGCCGGTGGCGGTCGGCTTTTCCAACGGGGCGAACATCGCGGCCGCCGTGATGCTGCTGCGGCCGGACGCCTTGGCCGGGGCGGTGCTGCTGCGGGCGATGCCACCCCTGCCGGACCTGCCCCCGGGGGATCCGAGGGCCTTGGCCGGCAAGCCGGTCCTGCTGCTGTCCGGCGCCATGGACCCGATGGTTCCAGCCGCCGCTGCGGTCCGGTTGGCGGCGATGCTGGAAGGTGCGGGCGCCGTCGTGCGCCATCGGACGCTGTCCGCCGGCCATGGCCTGTCGCAGGCCGACGCGGATCTGGCGAAGGAATGGATCGATCGGCTGTCGGGCAACAACTCCAACCAAGGATCCCTGCGATGCAACTGACCGGTATCCACCATGTGACGGCGGTGACCGCGGATGCCCCGGGCAACCACGCCTTCTACACCGGCACACTTGGCATGCGGTTGGTGAAGAGGACCGTGAACCAGGACGATGTGAGCGCCTACCATCTGTTCTACGCCGACGCGCAGGCTTCGCCCGGGACCGATCTGACCTTCTTCGACTGGCCGGTGGAGCGCGAGCGGCGCGGCACCCATTCCATCGTGCGCATCGGTCTGCGGGTGGCAGGCACCGGCACGATCAACTGGTGGGCACGGCGCTTCACCGAACTGGGCGTCGCCCATTCCGGCGTGGTGGAGCGCGACGGCCGCGTGACCCTGGACTTCGAGGATTTCGAGGGCCAGCGCCTGAGCCTGATCGACGATGGCGGTGTCGGCACGTCGCATCCGTGGACACGCAGCCCGGTTCCGGCGGAACGCCAGATCCGCGGCCTGGGGCCCGCCACCATCAGCGTGCCCGACCTGCGGACGACGGATCTGGTGTTGACCCGGGTCATGGGCATGCAGCCGGTCCGCGACTATCCCACGTCCGGCAACCCGGGTTCACGCACCCATGTCTACCGCATGGGGCCGGGTGGGGCCGGGGCGGAACTGCATGTGGCGGTCGAACCGGACCTGCCGCCGGCCGGGCCCGGGGCGGGCGGCGTTCACCACATTGCGTTCCGGGTCCCCGATGCCGATTACGAAGCCTGGACGGACCGGCTCGCCCATGTCCGGCTGCCGTTCAGCGGTCCGGTCGACCGCTTCTATTTCCGGAGCCTCTATTTCCGCGAGCCGAACGGCATCCTGTTCGAGATTGCGACCGACGGGCCCGGTTTCGCCACCGACGAGCCACTGGAAAGCCTGGGCGAGAAGCTGGCCCTGCCGCCGTTCCTCGAACCACAGCGGCGCCAGATCGAAGCCGGGCTGAGGCCGCTCTGAAGCGTTGCCCGCGGCTCAAACGTGGACGATGGGCCCATCGGCGGCGTTGAGCAGCGTCGCCATGCCGGCCTGCTCGATGTCGAAATCCTTGCGCAACTGGTCGTGGCGCAGACCGGCAAGGCGCATCCCCATCTCGCACGCGATGAAGCGCACGCCCAGCTCGGCGCAGGCCGACAGCAGCGTCTCGAAATCGCCCACACCGGCAGCCCTCATCGCGGCATTGCGGGAGGCGGGCGTGGTGCCGTCGTCGCCGCGGTCCAGTTCCAGCCAGCCCTGCGGCCCGGCGAGGGCCCGCAACGCGCGCCCGGTGAAGAACAGGACCGTCCGGCGCCCCGTCGCCGCCGCCGTGGACGCCATGACCAAGGCGTAGTGGACGTGGTCGAAACCACCGGATTGCACGATTACGGCAAGGCTTTTGGCACCATCCATCGCACGTCTCCAGTGGGTCGGAACGGCCACTGGATGAATGTACCACAATCCGGAGTGGAATGCTTCGACAGTCCGCGTTCTTGCCCTTCGCGTGACGGGTACGGACCCGGCTCATTGATGGCCGGCATTGCGCGCGGATGGCCGGATTGCGGCGCAGTCTTTCGACGGCCGCGATGGAATCCCGGCCCCGGCTGTTGGTTCCTGAACGGTCAGGCAGCGGTCGGGTGGACACATGTCCAATCGACCCAAGGCGGGAACGGTTCCGATGGGGCGTTCGCCGATGCCAGCCCGGGGGCGGGTGCCGATTTCGGCGTCGCCGAAAACCCCAGGGGGAGGAAAGCATGGACATGCATCCCAGCGAGTCCCGCTCGGGC containing:
- a CDS encoding alpha/beta hydrolase codes for the protein MTDAPSLSHVHRFEPGTDPARPPLLLLHGTGGDEDDLLPLGRLLAPGAALLSPRGKVQEHGMPRFFRRLAEGVFDEADVRRRAAELADFVAEARGTYGLAAPVAVGFSNGANIAAAVMLLRPDALAGAVLLRAMPPLPDLPPGDPRALAGKPVLLLSGAMDPMVPAAAAVRLAAMLEGAGAVVRHRTLSAGHGLSQADADLAKEWIDRLSGNNSNQGSLRCN
- a CDS encoding DsrE/DsrF/DrsH-like family protein, with the protein product MDGAKSLAVIVQSGGFDHVHYALVMASTAAATGRRTVLFFTGRALRALAGPQGWLELDRGDDGTTPASRNAAMRAAGVGDFETLLSACAELGVRFIACEMGMRLAGLRHDQLRKDFDIEQAGMATLLNAADGPIVHV
- a CDS encoding ring-cleaving dioxygenase, with translation MQLTGIHHVTAVTADAPGNHAFYTGTLGMRLVKRTVNQDDVSAYHLFYADAQASPGTDLTFFDWPVERERRGTHSIVRIGLRVAGTGTINWWARRFTELGVAHSGVVERDGRVTLDFEDFEGQRLSLIDDGGVGTSHPWTRSPVPAERQIRGLGPATISVPDLRTTDLVLTRVMGMQPVRDYPTSGNPGSRTHVYRMGPGGAGAELHVAVEPDLPPAGPGAGGVHHIAFRVPDADYEAWTDRLAHVRLPFSGPVDRFYFRSLYFREPNGILFEIATDGPGFATDEPLESLGEKLALPPFLEPQRRQIEAGLRPL